One window from the genome of Dermacentor silvarum isolate Dsil-2018 chromosome 7, BIME_Dsil_1.4, whole genome shotgun sequence encodes:
- the LOC119458898 gene encoding uncharacterized protein LOC119458898, with product MKLLKHEIIDADTRDARVILGPDLEKAFDNLSHDYILDTISNLDLGTRLYAYTKPFLSDRTATLRLGEIKSQKFKLGRKGTPQGSVISPTLFNLALAGLGNRLDQIENVKYTIYADDVTLWIPGGSLGSVENALQQAIDAIEEYLAPTGLRCSPAKSELLVYNPSRSGPKPKSEIRDTHAITLRTKDGGTIPHVSKIGVLGMLIESNGSNAATVAKIATKSDNAMNLIRRVANRQHGLKEENLLKFTNAFALCHFTYEAAMHKWKVAEKDKLNAQLRKLVKLALGIPKSTGTELLLQLGVHNTLEEIAEAQERAQLSRLSRTKQSRKILAKLGHDTTAIENLYESVPTDTRKSYTVRPLPRNMNPAHHQPRRLARGSFILREIRDKKIQACFVDAAQYLSRQAFVAITVSKQGQVTNALTVKTHKSEIAEQVAIALVLTDPTTTHVYSDSRSAVKAFQKGAVARQALHIINTSAPLQHHTICWFPAHLGKIEDAPPNLNEPEARNSFTVVNGQTERFEIKCEQQR from the coding sequence ATGAAACTTCTCAAACATGAGATCATTGACGCAGACACGAGAGACGCGAGAGTAATCCTAGGGCCAGACCTCGAAAAGGCCTTCGATAACTTATCGCATGACTACATACTCGATACAATCTCTAACCTCGACCTCGGCACTAGACTCTACGCTTATACAAAACCGTTCCTGAGCGACAGAACGGCCACCCTTCGTCTAGGAGAAATCAAGTCCCAGAAATTCAAACTAGGCCGCAAGGGCAccccgcaaggctctgtcatctctCCGACGCTTTTTAATCTTGCGCTAGCCGGCCTAGGCAATAGACTGGATCAAATCGAGAACGTCAAATACACCATATACGCAGATGACGTAACGCTGTGGATCCCCGGAGGTAGCCTGGGATCAGTTGAGAACGCGCTACAGCAAGCGATCGACGCCATTGAGGAATACCTCGCTCCCACGGGTCTGCGATGTTCGCCCGCtaagtcggagctcctcgtctATAACCCATCGAGAAGCGGTCCCAAGCCAAAGAGCGAAATCAGAGACACACACGCCATTACTCTCAGAACAAAAGACGGAGGAACCATTCCGCACGTCAGCAAAATCGGAGTTCTCGGCATGCTCATTGAGAGCAACGGCTCTAACGCCGCGACTGTGGCGAAGATCGCCACAAAGTCGGATAACGCCATGAATCTGATACGACGCGTAGCGAACAGACAACACGGCCTTAAGGAAGAAAATCTACTCAAGTTCACAAACGCCTTCGCGCTATGCCACTTCACCTACGAGGCGGCCATGCACAAATGGAAGGTAGCGGAGAAGGACAAACTCAATGCGCAACTGAGGAAGCTAGTCAAACTAGCACTGGGAATCCCAAAGAGCACCGGGACAGAGCTCCTGCTGCAACTGGGGGTACACAATACACTTGAAGAAATCGCCGAGGCTCAAGAACGGGCACAATTGTCAAGACTCTCTAGAACCAAACAGAGTAGAAAAATCCTAGCCAAACTAGGTCATGACACCACAGCAATCGAGAATTTATATGAAAGTGTTCCGACGGACACACGCAAATCCTACACGGTTCGCCCACTCCCGCGCAACATGAACCCCGCGCACCATCAACCCAGAAGGCTGGCACGCGGATCGTTCATTCTGCGCGAAATACGTGATAAGAAGATCCAAGCCTGTTTCGTAGACGCGGCACAGTACCTGTCCAGGCAGGCCTTCGTTGCCATCACGGTCAGTAAGCAAGGTCAAGTCACAAACGCTCTCACAGTCAAGACCCACAAGTCCGAGATAGCAGAACAGGTCGCGATCGCACTCGTACTCACAGACCCGACCACCACCCACGTCTACAGCGATTCACGCTCGGCCGTCAAAGCCTTCCAGAAAGGCGCCGTTGCAAGACAAGCACTACATATAATCAATACATCCGCACCGCTGCAGCATCACAccatctgctggttcccggcacacctcGGAAAGATCGAGGACGCCCCTCCCAATCTCAACGAG